The nucleotide window TCGCTGCCGGCTTTGATGGGCACAAGGATCGTCGCGGCCGGCGAGGCGTTGAACATGCCCATGCTCCACAGCGACAGCAGCCCGGTTCCCTTCTTCCACGGTTTTTGGCCGGCATTGGTAAGCCGGTTGATCGATTCGAAGCCGACGATTTTCAGTCCCGCCACGGCATCGACGCCCAAGTCCTTCCACACGTCGGCCGCCGGAAGCAGGAGCAAATCGCGATCGATGCGCACGTCGAACTTCGTGCCGGAATAATTCGTGAGATGAAAATCCTTGCGGAGCACGACGCGATTTCCCGTTTGGCTCACCAGGTCGAACGCTTCGGTGTCGAACGGGGCCGGCGTGAACCAATGTTCGAGATCGAACTTGGTTTTCGGGGCGAAGAAAATCGAAAACTGGCCCCCTTCCGGGCCGAGCCAAAGCCGGTCTTCGCCGCCAAAGGCATTGATGTGCTTGGCCACTTCGCCCGACGCGATCAGTTCGCGATTGATCCAGCCGAAGCTCGGGCCGCCGTTGCCGCCGCTCGTGCTGGTCATGATGCGGCCCTGCAATGCGGGCAACACCGCCACCACGGCATCGCCGTCGGAGAGCACGATTGGCTTCTTGCCGTGCGAATCGAGAAACTGAAGATCCTCGGCGAATGTTTTCGGAGCGGACGAAGCCAATTGCTGAGCGGAAGCGACTCCAGTGCCGGCAACGACGGCGGACAACAACAGGGCGAGCGATAGGATCGTGGTGTGCATGGGAGGAAAGGGTGAGGGTGAGGGTGAGGGGACAGAAAGGACGAGGGCGTTCGCTATTTCGCTAGTTGCACACAATCGAGCCCGAAGAAATGGGCGGGGGCGCGGGCGGCGTGGTTCGCGCCGACGACTTCCACACGCAGCGTGTATTTGCCGTCTTTGGGCGCGAACGTGCCTAGCTCGATCGGGCCGCTGGCGATGGCGGTCGCGTCGTAGGCGTCGTAATCCTTGCCGGCGGTTTGGCCATCCACTTGGAATCGCAGAATTCCGTAGTCGTAGCTTTTGGTCGCGTAGAGCGTCAGTTGCCGCGGTTGATCGCCGGAAGCCGGAAATTGCAGTTCGACGAAATCGCCGTTCTTTTTCGCTTGCACGAACAATTGCTTGCCGCCGCTCCACATGCCGCTTTGCAGCCCGGCGTCTTGGGCAGAGATTTGCAGCCCCGGCGAATGGGCCACAATCGGCATCGTCTCGCACTCGATGGCCCCGCCAATTTTGTATTTGCTCGGATCGATCGGCGCCGCCTTGATGGCCGCGGCCGCCTCGGCCGGCTGCGGCGGCCGATTGCTCTTCGCCCCGGGTCGGCCATACCAAAACGTAGCCACGGCGTAATCGATCCGCGTGTCGGCCCAATTCCAGATTTCCATGTTGTGCCGCAGCTCACCGCGAAACGGAATCGCATCGAGCAACCGCAGCCTCGATGTGGTCGTGTAGCCCCGCCAGTCTTGCCCGGAACTATCGCGCTGCGGCATGGAGATGAACGGCGAGCTGAAAAACCCGGCCATGCCCCACGCATAGCCGTAGTAATCCTCCGTGCCGGTGCCGATTTGCGATGGCACGCGTTCGCCGTCGATGGCGATGCGTTCGTCTCCTTCGCCGTACCATGCCGACACATCGCTATGCACCGTAAGCGTGTCGCCGACATACAGGCCGCGTCCGGTGATTTCGATGTAATTCCAATCGAAGATGGGGCGCGTTTTCATGCCCAATTCGCAGTGCCAGTTGGCGTGGAAGTGCAGCGAGCGATCGTCCCACTTCCACGGCTTGGTATCCGCGGCGAGCCCGATGTTGAGCGACTTCTTTCCGACGTTTTTCAACGTTAGCCGGCCCGATTTTTCGTACGGCATGACCCAGCGTGCCGTCAGCGTGCCGCCCGGTTCGACCGTGCGGTTCCAATCCATCACGGGATTGAGCCGCACGCCGGCCCCAAAAAAATCGCCGATCGGGCACCAAATCGTCGATTCGCCGTCGAACGTCCCTTCGAGCACCAGCGACCGCAACGCCAGCGGCGCATCATTCGGATCGATTTGCACTTGAAGCCCGCGAACCGCGCCGGAACCGGCGGGAAAGTCGATCGAGGCCTCCGCGCCGGGGGCAAGCGTTCTGCGAAGCGCCGGTCCGGCGTTCACAGTCGGCTTGAAGTCGAGCGACTCGAGCGGATGGCGAGCGTGAAACTGAATTCCGAAATCGGCCTTTGAAAACGTCGTGACCTCTGTGCCCGGCTCGTACATCCGGTAATTGATCACGTAATAAAATGGCACTTGATCGAGCGTGATTTTGCAGCTTTTCGCAAACGGAATCGGCAGATACATATCCCCCGCCACGCCGCGCCGGCCCTTATAGCTGGGCTTCGACTGTTCCGCGAATCGCACGTCGTTCCACGCCACAAACGCTAGCGGCGGGGCGACGAATCCTTGCCCGCAAACAAGATCGTTGAATTTTGCTTCGATCGCCGGCTTCGTCGCTCCGTCGAAATAGAAGCGGATCCGCATTGAATCTTTTTCGGCCAACAGCGGGGCCCAAAATCGCGTGATCGCCCCGGGCCCCTGATCGTCGAGGATCACCCATTCCTTGCGGCCCTCGTTCGTTTCGGTGCGGATGAACTGGCCGTAGTCGGTGTTGGAATGCCACGTTGCAGCGTTCGCCGGATCGTTCTTCCGCCGATCGTGGCTGCTCGCCTCGCGCAGCGCATACGCCGGCGATGGCCAGCGCGCGTTCGAGTCGCGATCGGTCATCTCCTCCAACAACGACCGCACCGTGACGACCGGCCGAGCGTTCGTGTCATCTGCCGCCGCCGCGACCGCCAGCCCCGCAACCAACAGCATCGCACCGAAAGCTATTCCACACGCAATCGTTTTCATCGCCATCCCTTCAACAACGGTTCCACGAGTAACGTCGAATCGCCCCGTCCGCCCGCCCAATTCTGTCTCGCCGTGCCGCGCGGAGCAAGCCGCGTCGCGCAAAGCGGCCCGGCGTCAGCCCTCGCTTCTCTCCGCGTCCTTCGCGACGCCGCGTGAGCCCGCTTCGTCTGAACCGCCTCCAGGCCGCCACCGACGCCGCGGGGATTGCGTTTTGCCGCTCACGGATTAAATTAACATTTCCCACCTGTTCGGCGGAGAACGATAGTTATTTCGGCCCAGTGCCATATCGCTCCGCTCCATCCAGCCACCTTTCCCTCCAAATTTTTCTTCTTTTTCTTGGAGTGATTCCGCGCATGACGACTTTCACCCGCCTCTCTGTGTTCGTTGCAATCCTTTCGGCGGTGGCTGTTGCGACCGCCCAAGCCGCGGAAAGCAAGCCAAAATTCGAAAGCCCGGTCGTCACGTCGCGAACCCCCGGCCATGCCGTCGACATTGATGCCGATATCGCCGGCGCCAAGCAGCTCTATTTAGTCGTCACCGATGCCGACGACGGCATTGCCGCCGACTGGGCCGATTGGGGCCAAGCCCGATTGGTCGGCACCAGCGGCGAGAAGAAACTATCCGACCTGCACTGGCGATCGGCGAGCTCCGGCTGGGGCCAGCCGCATACGAATCTCAACGTCAATGGCCGCCCGATGAAAATCGACGGCCAGCCGGTTGCCTACGGCATCGGCACCCACTCCGATTCGCTGATCGTCTACGATCTGCCCGCCGGATACACGCGGTTCAAAGCCCATGCCGGCATCGACAACGGCGGGAGCGACCAGGGCAATCCGTCGCCGTCGAGCGTGAAGTTTCTGGTCTTCACCGACAAGCCTCCGCATCGCTTCTTGGCCGCCATGAGCAGTGGTGGCGGTGGCGGCGGCGGCGGGCAAGTCGATCACGATCCGGCCAAAGCGACTAGTTATCTGGATGTCGCCGACGGCCTCGAGGTGACCCTGTTCTGCTCCGAGCCGCAAATGACCAACCCGACGAATATCGACATCGATCCGCAGGGGCGCGTTTGGGTGTGCGACGTGCAAAACTATCGCGGGCACGAGGGCCTTCGCAAAGCCGGCGATCGGATTCTCGTCATGCAAGATACGAAGGGCGAAGGGCATGCCGATAAAATTACAACCTTCTATCAAAACCGCGACATCGATGCGGCGATGGGCGTTTGCGTGCTGGGCGACAAGGTGCTCGTCTCCTGCTCGCCAAACGTCTGGGAATTCACCGTCGGCGCCGATGGCAGCGTCGCCAAAAAAGAAGCCTTGTTCACCAACACTGGCCGCCAACAGCACGACCATGGCGCGCACACCTTCGTGTTCGGCCCCGACGGCAAGCTGTATTGGAATTACGGCAACGAAGGCCATTCGGTACACGATTCTGCCGGCAAGCCGGTCGTGGACAGGGAAGGCAACGTGGTGAATGACAGCGGCCGGCCGTATCGCGACGGCATGGTGTTCCGCTGCAATATGGACGGCAGCCATTTCGAAACCCTGGCCCACAATTTCCGCAACAACTACGAAGTATGCGTCGATAGCTTCGGCACGATGTGGCAATCCGACAACGACGACGACGGCAATCGCGGCGTGCGGATCAACTACGTCATGGAGCACGGCAACTACGGCTACACCGACGAAATGACCGGCGCCGGCTGGAATCAGTATTATCTAGGCCAGCCCAAGGAAACGCCGCTCCGCCACTGGCATTTGAGCGACCCGGGCGTGGTGCCGAAC belongs to Pirellulales bacterium and includes:
- a CDS encoding DUF6786 family protein — encoded protein: MHTTILSLALLLSAVVAGTGVASAQQLASSAPKTFAEDLQFLDSHGKKPIVLSDGDAVVAVLPALQGRIMTSTSGGNGGPSFGWINRELIASGEVAKHINAFGGEDRLWLGPEGGQFSIFFAPKTKFDLEHWFTPAPFDTEAFDLVSQTGNRVVLRKDFHLTNYSGTKFDVRIDRDLLLLPAADVWKDLGVDAVAGLKIVGFESINRLTNAGQKPWKKGTGLLSLWSMGMFNASPAATILVPIKAGSDAELGTPVTSDYFGQVPPDRLKLQDNVVYFKADAKYRSKIGISPRRAKPTFGSYDAANHVLTLIQYSLPSDDTDYVNSAWKIQEHPYAGDVVNSYNDGPPPSGGKQLGHFYELETSSPAAELVPGHFIDHLHRTIHLQGDPAELEKVSLATLGVHLNEIPFAGTH
- a CDS encoding glycoside hydrolase family 172 protein gives rise to the protein MLLVAGLAVAAAADDTNARPVVTVRSLLEEMTDRDSNARWPSPAYALREASSHDRRKNDPANAATWHSNTDYGQFIRTETNEGRKEWVILDDQGPGAITRFWAPLLAEKDSMRIRFYFDGATKPAIEAKFNDLVCGQGFVAPPLAFVAWNDVRFAEQSKPSYKGRRGVAGDMYLPIPFAKSCKITLDQVPFYYVINYRMYEPGTEVTTFSKADFGIQFHARHPLESLDFKPTVNAGPALRRTLAPGAEASIDFPAGSGAVRGLQVQIDPNDAPLALRSLVLEGTFDGESTIWCPIGDFFGAGVRLNPVMDWNRTVEPGGTLTARWVMPYEKSGRLTLKNVGKKSLNIGLAADTKPWKWDDRSLHFHANWHCELGMKTRPIFDWNYIEITGRGLYVGDTLTVHSDVSAWYGEGDERIAIDGERVPSQIGTGTEDYYGYAWGMAGFFSSPFISMPQRDSSGQDWRGYTTTSRLRLLDAIPFRGELRHNMEIWNWADTRIDYAVATFWYGRPGAKSNRPPQPAEAAAAIKAAPIDPSKYKIGGAIECETMPIVAHSPGLQISAQDAGLQSGMWSGGKQLFVQAKKNGDFVELQFPASGDQPRQLTLYATKSYDYGILRFQVDGQTAGKDYDAYDATAIASGPIELGTFAPKDGKYTLRVEVVGANHAARAPAHFFGLDCVQLAK